The following DNA comes from Pirellulales bacterium.
TCGAGCAATTCCAAGGGAAACATTTGGCCGCTCAAAAAATAATTGAACAGCATGTACACAAACAGCAGCGAGTTCACTTCCAAAAACCAGAAGCCGATCATCCCCAAGCACGCTTCAAAAAAAAATCCCAGCACAAACGCCAGCACCAACGACAGCACAAACGCCGCCAAAATTTGCGGCGCCGGCCAGCCGCTGGTGAAAAATCCCTGGCACACAAAAAACACCAGCGCGAAAGGAATTGTCGCCACCGTGTAATACACCAACTTATGGGCCACGCGCGTGATCAACAAAAACCCGACCATGTCGACCGGTTGAATTAAATATTTTTTAATCGAGCCGTCCAAAATGCTGCGCGAAATGCCGCTGGCCAGCGCCGGCATGCTGGAAAACGCCCGGCTGACATTCGTCAGCAACAAGTAGGCGATCATTTCGTTCAGCGTGTATCCGACCAGGACTTTTCCGCTGATGGCGCTAAACACCGCCGTCCACAAAAAAATTTGCGTCACCAGCGGCAAAAACCGCATCAGCGTGCCAAGCATGAAATCGCCGCGATAGACCAGCCGCTCCTCCAGCGAAATCCGCAGCATGGTCCACCAGGTGCGCACGCTGGCCGAAAATGGGGAGCGCGGAAAATGTGGCGTTTCGAGTGCGGTAGACATGACAATCACATGAAATAAATGTGACGTGAACGTATGACACGTCGCTTGCGGTTTAGCCGCGACGCGCCAGCGGAGCGATTCGAGGCTAATCGCTAACCGCTAACTGCTCCATTTGCTTTCCCGCCTGCGACGATGCCTGCGAAAACAAATCGGCAATCACCTGTTCCAGCGGCGGGTCTTCCACGCTCACGTCTTCAATTTGATGATTGGCCAAAATCGCGGCCAGCGTTTCCGGAATGACATCGCGGGCAATCCGCAGCCGCACGGTTGGCATTTTTTGTTCGATCACTTCGCCGTAGCGGTTCCACGGGCCATTCATGTTTTCCTCGGCCAATTGCAGCGAAACCACTTTGTGCTTGCTGAACCGGTCGATAATGCCGGCCAGCGAGCCGTCGTACATGATTTTACCGAGCGTAATCACCACCACCCGCCGGCACAGCGCAGCCACGTCTTTCATGTAATGGCTGGTCAGTAAAATCGTGATTTTTCGCGCCTGCTGGTAATGCCGCAAAAAGATTTGAATGTTGTGCTGCGCAACCACGTCCAGCCCGATGGTGGGCTCGTCCAAAAACAACACCTCCGGCGAGTGCAACAGCGCCGCAATCAATTCCATTTTCATCCGCTCGCCCAACGACAGCTCGCGCACCGGCTGCCCCAACAACTGCCGCACGGAAAGCAAATCGACCAGCTCATCCCGACGGCGTTCGAACTGCGCCGGCTCAATCCGGTAAATTTCCTGATGCAGCCGGAACGATTCTTGGGCCGGCAAATCCCACCACAATTGATTTTTCTGCCCCATCACCAGCGCGAACCGGCGGCGATATGCGTTCTCGCGCTTCCACGGCACGTAGCCCATCACGGTGGCCAAGCCGGCCGTCGGCGTGATGACGCCGGAGAGCAATTTCAGCGTGGTGGTTTTGCCGGCTCCGTTGGGTCCCAAAAAGGCGACGAACTCCCCCTGCTCCACCTTCAGATCAATTCCCGCCACCGCCTGCACTTCGCGATATTGCCGATGCCACAGCCCACGAATGGAAGCCCACAACCCTTCGCGCTTTTGGTACACGCGATACGTTTTCGCCAGGCCGGCAATTTCAATGACACTCATGGCGCGAGGATTATAGGCGTCCGGCCCGCTGGCGGAAAGTCGTTTTGTTCTGAATTACCGTTTTACATCGGCCCACGGCGAGTTGTAAAATAGAGCGTGATCTTTCTTTGGAGGGTTTGACGCGATGGATAAAATTGTTCTCGATACCGCCGTTGCCGGGCAATTGGCGCAGGCTCACGCCCAGGTGCAACTTTGCGATCCTTCCGGCCATACGCTTGGCTACTTCGTACCCGCCGCCGAGCACGATCGCGAGGCTTACGCGCAGGCCAAGTTATTGTGGACCGACGAAGAAGTGGAAGAACTGAGCAAGCAAAATGGTGGCATTACTACCGAAGAACTTCTACAACGGCTTTCTAAACTATGAGCTATACCGTTGTTTGGGCCAAACAGGCTGAGGCTCGATTGGCCC
Coding sequences within:
- a CDS encoding ABC-2 family transporter protein; this encodes MSTALETPHFPRSPFSASVRTWWTMLRISLEERLVYRGDFMLGTLMRFLPLVTQIFLWTAVFSAISGKVLVGYTLNEMIAYLLLTNVSRAFSSMPALASGISRSILDGSIKKYLIQPVDMVGFLLITRVAHKLVYYTVATIPFALVFFVCQGFFTSGWPAPQILAAFVLSLVLAFVLGFFFEACLGMIGFWFLEVNSLLFVYMLFNYFLSGQMFPLELLDKIMLPGAVSLGALVRLLPLQYLCYFPCAVFLGKITGAALIRGLLVELGWVAFFVFASRWLFNRGVRRYSAFGG
- a CDS encoding ABC transporter ATP-binding protein; translated protein: MSVIEIAGLAKTYRVYQKREGLWASIRGLWHRQYREVQAVAGIDLKVEQGEFVAFLGPNGAGKTTTLKLLSGVITPTAGLATVMGYVPWKRENAYRRRFALVMGQKNQLWWDLPAQESFRLHQEIYRIEPAQFERRRDELVDLLSVRQLLGQPVRELSLGERMKMELIAALLHSPEVLFLDEPTIGLDVVAQHNIQIFLRHYQQARKITILLTSHYMKDVAALCRRVVVITLGKIMYDGSLAGIIDRFSKHKVVSLQLAEENMNGPWNRYGEVIEQKMPTVRLRIARDVIPETLAAILANHQIEDVSVEDPPLEQVIADLFSQASSQAGKQMEQLAVSD